GCAACCTTCCGCAACACCAAGCCACCCGCGCACTACGCCCGGTTGCACGAGTTCTGGACGTCGGCGGCCCCGCCCGCCGGGCCGATGCTGTACCTGCACGGCGCCGACGACGGCTGCATGACAGCGGATTTCACGCATTGGGTGGACAAGGTGCTCCCGGCGGGAAGTCGCAGCGCCGTCGTCGAGCACGCCGGGCATTTCCTGCAGCTCGAGCAGCCGCAGCGGGTGGGCGAGCTGATCCTCGACTTCGCCGGGGCCCCGTAGCCGCATCCCGCTTCGTCGGCGGTGAGGACAGGCAGGGCCGGCGATGACCGACTGGGAGGTGCCGTGACGCGGCTGGCCGCCGTCGACGCCCAGACCTACTGGATGTCGGCGAAGATCCCCAACGATCAGTTCGTGCTGTTCGCCTTCGACGGCGCCGAGCGCACCGACGCCGGCCTGTTGGAGCATCTGCGGCTGCGCGCCCAGGGCTGTCCGGACCTGCGGCTGCGCATCGTCGACGAGCAGCCATGGCGTTATCCGGCCTGGGTTGTGGGCTCCGTGGACCCCGCGCAGTTCACGGTGCATCCCGAGTCCGACCTGTCCTGGGGCGAATGCCTGGACGCGGTCGCGCGGCTTGCCGATGACCAACTGGACCCGCGGGTGGCCACCTGGCGGCTGCACCTGTTCGGCTCGGTCGCGGCGCCGGCGGGGAGTGGGGCCGCGACGGTGGCGGTGCTGCAGATCTCCCACGCGTTGGCCGACGGCACCCGCACCGCGCAGCTGGCCGCCTGGTTGTTCGGTCGCCCGGACCCGGTGGCGGTGGTGCCGCGCCGGCGCCAGCGGAACCTGCTGACGGCCGGGGTGGCTGCCGCGCGCACCGACCGCGCGTTGGCCCGCGACGTCCAGACCGGCGGGGTGCCGGCGCCGCCGCCGGCACGGCCGACCCTGCTCACCAACGCCACCCCGGCGGGTCCGCGCCGGATCCGGACCGTCGTCCTCGACCGGGCGGCGCTGCGTCGACATTCGACGGTCACGGTGGATGCCCTGCTGGCTGTCGGCAGCGCGCTGGCGGGGCACCTGCGTGCCCGGGGCGAGGATCCGCGGCAGCTCGGCGCCGAGGTGCCGCTGGCCAAACCGGGAATCCGCCATGCGCGCAATCACTTCCGTAACATCGGCGTGGGCCTGTACCCGGATGAGCCGGTACCGGTGCGCGCGGCGCGCATTCTCGAAGAACTGCGCGGGGGAGGCCGGCGCGCCGCCCACCCGGCGGCGCTGGCCGCCGACGAGGCCCTGGCCGCGGTGCCCGCCGCGCTGCTGCGCTGGGGCGTCTCCAAGTTTGACGCGACGGTGCGCTCGCCGCAGGTCACCGGGAACACCGTGGTGTCCAGCGTCAACCGCGGACCGGCCGACCTGCGACTGGGCGGCGCCCCGGTGCTGTTGACCGCGAGCTACCCGGCCCTGTCGCCGATGATGGGACTGACCCACGGCGTGCACGGAATCGGCGACACCGTCGCGGTCAGCGTGCACGCCGCCGATTCGGTGATGGCGGAGCCGGACCTCGACGATTACCTCGAGCGGTTGCGGCGCGCGCTGGGGGCGGGTTCGTCACCCCGCTAGGCAGCCGCTCAGCAGATGGCCTAAATTCACCACATGGCATACGACTCGGCTCTGGACTTCGGACTGCTGCTCCTGCGCGTCGTGCTCGGCCTGACCATGGCGGCGCACGGCTACAACAAGTTCTTCGGTGGTGGACGCATTCCGGGCACCGCCGGCTGGTTCGACAGCATCGGCATGAAGCCGGGCATGTTCCATGCCCGCGTGGCGGCCACCACCGAGATCGCCGCCGGCGTGGGGCTGGCGCTCGGTCTGCTCACGCCGGTGACCGCCGCGGGCTTCGTGGCGCTGATGCTGGTGGCGGCGTGGACCGTGCACCGCAAGAACGGCTTCTTCATCGTCAAGGAGGGCTGGGAGTACAACCTGGTGCTCGCCACGGCCGCGGTCGCGGTGGCCGCCACCGGTCCCGGCAAGTACAGCCTGGACCACCTGTTGTTCTCCGGCACGGGCTTTCACGAGTGGCTGTTCGGCTGGTGCGGGTTCACCATCGCGGTGGTCCTCGGCCTGCTCGGCGGCATCGGCCAGCTGGCCATCTTCTACCGTCCGCCGGCCCAAACCAGCTAGCCCACCGAACTCCGGCTCCTGCTCAACGCAGGAGCCGGAGTCGTTGCTGGGCCAGACCGACCGTCACCCGCTGGCCCCAGGCCAGCTGCAACGCGTCGGTCTCGATGCCGTCGCCGAAAGTGACCAGCCGGTCCGACTCGGCGACGATCGTCAGTTCGGCGGCGCCGAAATCGCCCTCGACCAACCCGGTTCCGGTGGCCGGCGACGGCCAGGCCTCCCGGACGAACCAGGACAGGCGCGGCTCGGTCGGCGCCGGCAGCACCATGGTGCTGGCCCGCTGCTGCCAGATCGACCGGCACCACCCGGTTGCTCCGGTGCCGGTCGACACGATCAGCCCGGACGACGCCTGGTGTTCGACCCGCCCGTCCGGCAGCGTCAGCGTGTACCTGGCGGTCTGATGGCTGGCGTGCCCGACGAAGATCTCGTTGAGCGCCAGCAGGCGCTGTCCGTCGTCGGTGCCGACGGACACCATGGTGCGTAGCTCGGTGTCGGGGTGACCGTGCACCGCGGCCCGGAGCAGCGCGCCCACCGCGTCGGGGGCGTGCACCACCAGCACCCCCGCGTTGCGTCCCGGTTCGGGATCGACTCCGATGACGGGCTGGCCGTCCAGGTACTTGGCCACGTTGGCCACCAGGCCGTCCTGCCCGACGACCACCACCACGTCGCCGGGCTCGAACAGAAACCGGGACAGGTCCGCGCGTTCCACGCGGCCGCGGCGCCAATCCGTCGGGATGGCGGCGCTGACGGCGCTCAGCGCTGCCTGGGTCCGGGCGTGCCGGGCGTCGAGCTCGTCGATGCTTTGCCCCCGGCTGGACAGGAAGAACGCCGCTTGCCCGTGCGTGCCGTGTCGGGCCAACGCGTCGTCCAGTTCGGTCCGGCGGTGCACCAGCACGACCCGGGGCGGCAGGCTCACGGCCGGCCCCCGCCCAGCCGGGCCAGCACCGGGGTCAGCAGGTCCGGGCTCAGCGTCAGGTGGTCGATCGCCGGCAGGTTGGCGGCCAACTCCTTGATCGCCAGGCCCAGCATGGTGGCCTCGGACAGGTCGCGGTAGGCGGCCAGCCGGGCGGCCTCGGCCGCCGCTTTGGCCTCCCCGACCAGTCGGGCCGCCTGGGCCTTTGCTTCGGCCAGTTGCACCTCGCGGCGGGCCTGCGCCTCGGTCGCGATCGCGTCGGCGGCCCAGGACTCCTGCGTCTTGAGGCGTTCGTTGGCGCCGTTCTGCGCCACCAGTTCCTCTTCCCGCCGCGCCAGTTCGATCCTGGTCTGCAGCTCGTTCTCGCCGATGGCGCGCTCACGTTCGACGGCCAGTGCGCGCCGTTCGAAGGTGGCCTTGTCGGCCTCCTGCTGCACCTGCTCGCGGGTCGGTGTCTGCAGGGCGCGTTCCACCTCGGGCTCCGGCCGGATCGCCACCACCCGCACCGCGATAACCGCGATCCCGGTTTCGGCCAGCCGGGTGTCGGCGCCCAACCCCTGGGCCATCCGGTCGCGCACCGCGCCGATCCCGTCGACCAGCGCCTTGGCCAGGGGGGTGCGGGCCAGCAGGTCCAGGCCGTGCTGCTGAGCGGATTCGGTGAGCAGCCCGGCCAGTTGCTCCAGCGGGGCCGCCCGCCAGTCGCCGGTGTCGGTGTCGAGGGCGAAATCGATGCGCTGCGCGGCCAGGGCCGGGTCGACGATCCGGTATGTCACCGTCGCCTGCACGGTGACGTCCTGGAAGTCGGCGGTGCGGGCGTGGAACAGCAGCGGCAATTCGCGGTCGTCCAAGGGGATCTCGGACATCCCCGCGGTCAGCGGCAGGAACCAGAACGCCAGGCCGGCGCCGTCCTTGACCAGCTTCCCGCGGCGCAGCGCTCGGATGTGTGAGGTCGGCTCCACCCGCAGGTGCCGGACCAGGGGGTAACGGGTGATGACGGCCATGGTGGCCACCTCCTTCTTGTTAGCGTCAGATTGACGATAAGCCCTGCCGTCGCTTTTCGTCAACATGACGATTAATGTGGGTGGTATGGCCGGCTATCGCCCCAGCGATTACCCCGCGGTCGCGGTGACCGTCGACGTGGTGGCGTTGACCATCCGCGACGACGAGCTGTGCGCGCTGATGGTGCGTCGCGGGCAGGCACCACACCTCGGGCGCTGGGCCTTGCCGGGCGGCTTCGTGCGCCCCGACGAAGATCTCGACCAGGCGGCGACGCGGGAGTTGCTCGAGGAGACCGACATCCCGGCCGACCGCCTCTATCTCGAGCAGTTGGCCAGTTACGGTGCACCGCAGCGTGATCCACGGATGCGCGTGATCACGGTGGCCTATCTGGGCTTGGCGCCGACGCTGCCGTCGCCCGTCGCGGGCGGGGACGCCGCCGGCGCGCGATGGGCGCCGGTCCGGGAGTTGATGAAGGCCCGGCTCGCCTTCGACCACCGCACGATCCTGGCCGACGGGGTGGAGCGGGCGCGTGCCAAGTTCGAGTACACGCCGCTGGCAACCACCCTGTGCCCCGACGAGTTCACCGTCGCCGAACTGCGCCGCGTCTACGAGATCGTCTGGGGAGTGTCGTTGGACAGCCGCAACTTCCATCGCAAGGTCACCGGGGCGGACGGCTTCCTGGAACCCACCGGCCAGACCACCACCCGTGACGGCGGCCGTCCCGCCCAGACGTACCGCGCCGGCAGCCTGCGCCTGCTGAACCCGCCGTTGCTCCGGCCGAACGCGCCGCCGGAACCACCACCCGAAAGTTAGAACACGTTCTAGTCTGTCGGGCATGGGATTCCTCAAGCCCGACCTTCCGGTGGTCGAGTTCGACGAGTGGAGCAAGGGCACCTGGTCGGAGAAGGTCCGGCCGATGGCGCGGCACTGGGCCGAGGTCGGCTTCGGCACCCCGGTGGTTCTGCACCTGTTCTACGTGGTGAAGATCCTGCTGTACATCCTCGGCGCGTGGCTGCTGGTGTTGACCACCGCCGGCATCGACGGCTTCACCGCCGTCGGGCAGTGGTGGACCGAGCCGATCGTGTTCCAGAAGGTCGTGCTCTACACCATGCTCTTCGAGGTGATCGGGCTCGGGTGCGGGTTCGGGCCGCTGAACAACCGCTTCTTCCCCCCGCTGGGATCCATCCTGTACTGGCTGCGGCCCAACACCATTCGGCTGCCGCCCTGGCCCACGCGCGTGCCGTTGACCGCCGGGGACAACCGCGGCCCGGTGGACGTCGCCCTCTACGCGGCGCTGCTGATCGTGCTCGTGGTCGCGCTGTTCTCCGACGGCACCGGGCCCATTCCGGCGCTCGGCACCGAGGTCGGCGTGCTGCCGATGTGGCAGATCTGGGCCATCCTGGGCCTGCTCGCCGCGGCGGGCCTGCGTGACAAGGTGATCTTCCTGGCCGCCCGCGGCGAGGTGTACGCGGCGTTCACCATCGCGTTCCTGTTCGGCGGGGTCGACATGATCATCGCCGCCAAGCTGGTCTGCGTGGTGATCTGGGTCGGTGCCGCCACGTCCAAGCTGACCAAGCACTTCCCGTTCGTCATCTCCACGATGATGTCCAACAGCCCGATCGTGCGGCCCCGGTCGCTCAAACGCCGGTTCTTCGAACGGTTTCCCGACGATCTGCGGCCCGGCCGGTTGTCCCGCATGGTCGCGCACGGGAGCACCGCCGTGGAGATGCTGGTGCCGCTGGTGCTGCTGTTCTCGCACGGCGGCTGGCCCACCGCGATCGCGGCGGTGGTCATGGTCTGTTTCCACCTCGGCATCCTGACCGCCATCCCGATGGGGGTGCCGCTGGAATGGAACGTCTTCATGATCTTCTGCGTGATCACGCTGTTCGTCGGTCACGCGGGGGTGGGCCTCACCGACATGACCACCCCGCTGCCGCTGCTGCTGTTCGCGGTGTTGGTCGCCACGGTGACGGCGGGAAACCTGTTCCCGCGCAAGGTGTCCTTCCTGCCCGGGATGCGCTATTACGCCGGCAACTGGGACACCACGCTGTGGTGTCTCAAGCCGTCGGCCACCGCGAAGATCGACCGGCACCTGGTGGCGATCGCCAGCATGCCGCAGGCGCAGCTGGAGAAGGTCTACGGCAGTCCGGAGGCCGCGCAGATCCCGCAGTACCTCGGCTACGCCTTCCGCGCCTTCAACACCCACGGCCGGATGATGTTCACCCTGGCGCACCGCGCCATGGCCGGACCCAGCGGCACCGATTCCGAAGCCGAGTACGTGATGACCGATGGAGAGCGCATCTGCTCGACGGCCATCGGCTGGAACTTCGGCGACGGCCACATGCACAACGAGCAGTTGATCGCGGCCATGCAGCGCCGCTGCGGATTCGAGCCCGGGGAGGTGCGGGTGGTGCTGATCGACGCCCAGCCCATCCACCGGCAGACCCAGCGCTATCGCCTGGTCGACGCGGCCACCGGCGAATTCGAAACCGGATACATCAAGGTCGCCGACGCGGTGACCCGCCAACCCTGGGACGACCAGGTGCCGGTGTACGTCGACCCACGCGGCTAACGCAGGGCCTCGGCGATCGGGGTGTCGCCGTTGTTGAACTCGATGGTGCGTCCGACGGTGCCGTCGTCGGCCAACGACGCGGCGATCACGGCGGCCACGTCGGCGCGCGTCACCTCGCCCGAGGCGGTGCGCTCGCCGCCCACCGCGACGCGTCCGGTCGGCGGGTCGAGCGTCAGCCGGCTGGGACCCAGGATGGTCCAGTCCAGTGCGGCGGCGCGCAGGTGGGCGTCGGCGGCGGCCTTGGCCTCCGCGTACGGATAAAAGGAACTGTCCTCCGGCACGCCGTGATCGGGCCCCGCGCCGAAATAGGACACCATGACGAAGCGCCGCACCCCGGCCTGGGCCGCGGCGTCGATGACGCGGATGGCCGCGTCGCGGTCCACCGCGTAGGTCCGGGTCGGGTTGCCGCCGCCGGCGCCCGCGGAGAACACCACCGCGTCGTTGCCGCTGATCAACTCGGCCAACTCCGCCACGTCGAGCGCCTCGATGTCGGCGACGACGGGTTCGGCGCCGGTCGCCGCCACCTCCTCGGCGTGGTCGGGGTTGCGGAACACCGAGGTGACCCGGTCGCCGCGGCCGCTGAGGATCGGGGACAGCAGCAGGGCCACCTTGCCGTGGCCGCCGAAGACGATGACGTTGGACATACCTGCGAGGGTACGTACGCCGTACCCGCACGCAGGGTAGAACCTAGGGTGGCGCGAATACCGCACCCGGAATTGGTCGCGGACGCGCCTAGTGCTAAGAACGAGACATCAACCAACTGATTAGTTGAGAGGAGAGGTCCATGGCGGAAGCCGTGATCGTGGAGGCCGTTCGTTCGGCGGTAGGCAAGCGCAACGGCGCTCTGTCGGGGGTGCACCCGGCCGAGCTGTCCGCGCAGGTGCTCAACGGCCTCGTCGAGCGCGCGGGTGTCGATCCCGCTCTGGTCGACGACGTCATCTGGGGCTGCGTCATGCAGGCCGGTGAGCAGGCTCTGGACATCGCGCGCACCGCGGTGCTCAGCGCCGGCTGGCCGGAGACGGTGCCCGGCGTGACCGTGGACCGCCAGTGCGGCTCCAGCCAGCAGTCGCTGCACTTCGCCGTGGCCGGCGTGGTGGCCGGCCACTACGACGTCGTCGTCGCCGGCGGTGTCGAATCGATGTCGCGCACGCCCATGGGTTCCTCGCTGGCCAACGGCGGCAACCCCTACGGCGAGTCGTTCAAAGCCCGCTACAGCCAGACCCCCAACCAGGGTGTCGGCGCCGAGATGATCGCCGAGCAGTGGGGCTTCAACCGCACCCAGCTCGACGAGTTCTCCCTGCGGTCGCATGAGAAGGCCGCCGCCGCACAGGATTCCGGTGCCTTCAAGGACCAGATCGTGGGCATCAAGACCAAGGACGCCGACGGCAACGACGTCACCGTGCTCGAGGACGGCGGCATCCGCCGCGGCGGCACCGTCGAGAGCATGGCCGGCATCAAGCCCGCCTTCAAGGAGGACGGCGTGATCCACGCCGGTAACTCCAGCCAGATTTCCGACGGTTCGGCCGCGCTGCTGATCATGTCGGCGGAGAAGGCCAAGGAACTCGGCCTCAAGCCGCTGGCCAAGGTGCACACCGCCGTTCTCGCCGGTGCGGACCCGGTGATCATGCTGACCGCGCCGATCCCGGCCACCGAGAAGGCGCTGAAGAAGTCGGGCCTGAGCGTGGACCAGATCGGTGCCTTCGAGGTCAACGAGGCCTTCGCGCCGGTGCCGATGGCCTGGCTCAAGGACATCGGGGCCGACGAGTCCAAGCTGAACCCCAACGGCGGCGCCATCGCGCTGGGCCACCCGCTCGGCGGTTCCGGTGCCCGCATCCTGACCACGCTGCTGTACCACATGCGGGACAACAACATTCAGTACGGGCTGCAGACCATGTGCGAGGGCGGCGGTCAGGCCAACGCGACCATCCTCGAGCTGCTGTGACCGAATCGACGCAGGACGCCCCCGGCGCGCTCACCGAGGTCCGGGGGAACGTCCTGATCATCACGATCAACCGGCCGGAGGCGCGCAACGCGGTCAACGCCGCGGTGAGCACGGCCGTCGGCAACGCTCTGGAGCAGGCGCAGGCGGACCCGGAGATCCGGGCGGTGGTGATCACCGGCTCCGGCGACAAGTCGTTCTGTGCCGGTGCCGACCTCAAGGCGATCTCGCGCGGCGAGAACCTGTTCCACCCGGAGCATCCGGAGTGGGGCTTCGCCGGGTTCGTCAGTCACTTCATCGACAAGCCGGTGATCGCGGCGGTCAACGGTACGGCGCTGGGCGGCGGCAGTGAGCTGGCCTTGGCCAGCGACCTGGTGGTGGCCGAGGAGCGGGCCAAGTTCGGTCTGCCCGAGGTCAAGCGCGGGCTGATGGCGGCGGCCGGCGGCGTGTTCCGCATCGTCGACCAGCTGCCCCGCAAGATCGGCCTCGAGCTGATCTTCACCGGCGAGCCGCTGAGTTCG
This DNA window, taken from Mycolicibacterium sp. MU0050, encodes the following:
- a CDS encoding DUF3556 domain-containing protein, which produces MGFLKPDLPVVEFDEWSKGTWSEKVRPMARHWAEVGFGTPVVLHLFYVVKILLYILGAWLLVLTTAGIDGFTAVGQWWTEPIVFQKVVLYTMLFEVIGLGCGFGPLNNRFFPPLGSILYWLRPNTIRLPPWPTRVPLTAGDNRGPVDVALYAALLIVLVVALFSDGTGPIPALGTEVGVLPMWQIWAILGLLAAAGLRDKVIFLAARGEVYAAFTIAFLFGGVDMIIAAKLVCVVIWVGAATSKLTKHFPFVISTMMSNSPIVRPRSLKRRFFERFPDDLRPGRLSRMVAHGSTAVEMLVPLVLLFSHGGWPTAIAAVVMVCFHLGILTAIPMGVPLEWNVFMIFCVITLFVGHAGVGLTDMTTPLPLLLFAVLVATVTAGNLFPRKVSFLPGMRYYAGNWDTTLWCLKPSATAKIDRHLVAIASMPQAQLEKVYGSPEAAQIPQYLGYAFRAFNTHGRMMFTLAHRAMAGPSGTDSEAEYVMTDGERICSTAIGWNFGDGHMHNEQLIAAMQRRCGFEPGEVRVVLIDAQPIHRQTQRYRLVDAATGEFETGYIKVADAVTRQPWDDQVPVYVDPRG
- a CDS encoding SDR family oxidoreductase produces the protein MSNVIVFGGHGKVALLLSPILSGRGDRVTSVFRNPDHAEEVAATGAEPVVADIEALDVAELAELISGNDAVVFSAGAGGGNPTRTYAVDRDAAIRVIDAAAQAGVRRFVMVSYFGAGPDHGVPEDSSFYPYAEAKAAADAHLRAAALDWTILGPSRLTLDPPTGRVAVGGERTASGEVTRADVAAVIAASLADDGTVGRTIEFNNGDTPIAEALR
- a CDS encoding crotonase/enoyl-CoA hydratase family protein; the encoded protein is MTESTQDAPGALTEVRGNVLIITINRPEARNAVNAAVSTAVGNALEQAQADPEIRAVVITGSGDKSFCAGADLKAISRGENLFHPEHPEWGFAGFVSHFIDKPVIAAVNGTALGGGSELALASDLVVAEERAKFGLPEVKRGLMAAAGGVFRIVDQLPRKIGLELIFTGEPLSSQDALRWGLINEVVPDGTVVDAALALAERITVNAPLAVQASKRVAYGAEDGVVGADSDNWKRNAKEMGALLRTEDAMEGPMAFAEKRAPVWKAR
- a CDS encoding thiolase family protein, producing MAEAVIVEAVRSAVGKRNGALSGVHPAELSAQVLNGLVERAGVDPALVDDVIWGCVMQAGEQALDIARTAVLSAGWPETVPGVTVDRQCGSSQQSLHFAVAGVVAGHYDVVVAGGVESMSRTPMGSSLANGGNPYGESFKARYSQTPNQGVGAEMIAEQWGFNRTQLDEFSLRSHEKAAAAQDSGAFKDQIVGIKTKDADGNDVTVLEDGGIRRGGTVESMAGIKPAFKEDGVIHAGNSSQISDGSAALLIMSAEKAKELGLKPLAKVHTAVLAGADPVIMLTAPIPATEKALKKSGLSVDQIGAFEVNEAFAPVPMAWLKDIGADESKLNPNGGAIALGHPLGGSGARILTTLLYHMRDNNIQYGLQTMCEGGGQANATILELL
- a CDS encoding NUDIX hydrolase; its protein translation is MAGYRPSDYPAVAVTVDVVALTIRDDELCALMVRRGQAPHLGRWALPGGFVRPDEDLDQAATRELLEETDIPADRLYLEQLASYGAPQRDPRMRVITVAYLGLAPTLPSPVAGGDAAGARWAPVRELMKARLAFDHRTILADGVERARAKFEYTPLATTLCPDEFTVAELRRVYEIVWGVSLDSRNFHRKVTGADGFLEPTGQTTTRDGGRPAQTYRAGSLRLLNPPLLRPNAPPEPPPES
- a CDS encoding SPFH domain-containing protein, which codes for MAVITRYPLVRHLRVEPTSHIRALRRGKLVKDGAGLAFWFLPLTAGMSEIPLDDRELPLLFHARTADFQDVTVQATVTYRIVDPALAAQRIDFALDTDTGDWRAAPLEQLAGLLTESAQQHGLDLLARTPLAKALVDGIGAVRDRMAQGLGADTRLAETGIAVIAVRVVAIRPEPEVERALQTPTREQVQQEADKATFERRALAVERERAIGENELQTRIELARREEELVAQNGANERLKTQESWAADAIATEAQARREVQLAEAKAQAARLVGEAKAAAEAARLAAYRDLSEATMLGLAIKELAANLPAIDHLTLSPDLLTPVLARLGGGRP
- a CDS encoding DoxX family protein → MAYDSALDFGLLLLRVVLGLTMAAHGYNKFFGGGRIPGTAGWFDSIGMKPGMFHARVAATTEIAAGVGLALGLLTPVTAAGFVALMLVAAWTVHRKNGFFIVKEGWEYNLVLATAAVAVAATGPGKYSLDHLLFSGTGFHEWLFGWCGFTIAVVLGLLGGIGQLAIFYRPPAQTS
- a CDS encoding DUF1298 domain-containing protein produces the protein MTRLAAVDAQTYWMSAKIPNDQFVLFAFDGAERTDAGLLEHLRLRAQGCPDLRLRIVDEQPWRYPAWVVGSVDPAQFTVHPESDLSWGECLDAVARLADDQLDPRVATWRLHLFGSVAAPAGSGAATVAVLQISHALADGTRTAQLAAWLFGRPDPVAVVPRRRQRNLLTAGVAAARTDRALARDVQTGGVPAPPPARPTLLTNATPAGPRRIRTVVLDRAALRRHSTVTVDALLAVGSALAGHLRARGEDPRQLGAEVPLAKPGIRHARNHFRNIGVGLYPDEPVPVRAARILEELRGGGRRAAHPAALAADEALAAVPAALLRWGVSKFDATVRSPQVTGNTVVSSVNRGPADLRLGGAPVLLTASYPALSPMMGLTHGVHGIGDTVAVSVHAADSVMAEPDLDDYLERLRRALGAGSSPR